Within the Takifugu flavidus isolate HTHZ2018 chromosome 20, ASM371156v2, whole genome shotgun sequence genome, the region ggaggactttataaaaattgaaatggccctcgatatgaaaaaggttccccacccctgctttaagGCGATAGCAGGAGAAGTGCTCAGGACTCACACCAGCCACAGTCCTGTGACAACAGATCCTGAGTAGAGGATGGGCATGGCAGCCCACGAACTGCAGCTGGACATCTCCCCTCTCCTGACACCCTGCATGGCTGAAAGTTAGAAATAATATGTGTATGTAGCCTTTTTCAAGAGTCAAGCATGTCTCACTGAACGTTGTGACGAAGAATTCTGAATAAAAGACAGTAAAACAAGAGAGGCTGGTTATTCTTCCTTagttttatttgaattatttgGGACGTGTCTTTTAAGGGATAGAACAACtggaaaacacccccccccccccccccccccacccaattCTGCATTAGCactggttgctatggtgatttGAGATCCCTGTGGCACAACCTCAATCAATTCTTTGACAACATTGTACAATCATCAAATCCTTCTGCCGAGACCCCCCATTGCTGATAAATACCATCTACTCACTCAATTATGCTCAGCGATGGAAGAGAAGGTCGCTGTCGCCAGTCTTTAATCTTCCTTCCAAACAACAAGGGTCTGGTTACTTTAGCCTGAGCTGAGTTTGACAAATATCCACTTTGGGTGTGACTCCCCCTCAagataaacataaacacacaagctCCTGCTTGTTTGTGTCGAGAAACCGGTTTCGTGTTGAAACGCCTCTAAAACACTAAAAGTAAAAAGTGATATTTGTTCAACCCGTCTGTACTTTAGGAGTCGTGTTATCACGATCAGACCATCTAGCCACACCACcaacaaaaagacaaacaccCAGAGTTTAAATAAATACTATTTATTGAAAATATTGCAGGTAGTCAATCTAAAACAGACTTTATTGACAACATAAAACGAGACCGACCGCTCGAACTGCgacgggtgcagtttaggacccaaaagcagcactctggaaagctggaccgtagtaatgacttttattaacccacgggcaaacaggaacttaggcagaccaggaaacacagataatagtccgttcttctgggcccgcacaaagtctatgggttgcaggctcggggagtgggacgagcagtagcgaagtcggggccgggcggagaagtctaaaccaggcgagcagacaggaaccagagatgctgaggcagaagtcgtagtcaggggcagaaagcaggtaggttgtccggggaacaggcaaggcaggcagaacgaagacaggcagggtcggtaacgggtaatccggcagggaaacaacgctggaaagtcttgcatgagagcagaagaacaatctggcaccgagtgagtgtgaggctggagaatatatacactggtaggtgagctgattgatgagtgagggcaggtgtgtgatccgtgactgagagcaggtgtgtgatcagagggtgtgatgtgagcagggtagtggaaaagtactgggacaggagggaactgaagaaaaggggctgtgacacgAACGACCAATTACTGTGTTTTAAACTAGCGCGTGCATTGAAAGGGATCCACAGCCGCATGACACGTGATACAAATGTTGCTGATTTGTTAACGTTGTGCATAGATCTTCTTCATCTTTTCAACTCGGTATTATCACCTATGGTCAGAGGTAGAGCAGGAAAGCTCCGTTGATTTCACCTCACAGGGAAATGGATCGATTTTAGGATTTTGTTCTCACCCCTTCATTTGTCGCTGCGGAAGCAAAAGCAGCCGAGGAAGCTGGAGTgaacgtggtggtggtggtccggCCTGGAAACATGGAGCTGACCGATGATGAGAGAGCTCATTACAAACTCATTACGTCCTTTAACCAACTTAAACCGACGGGACCTGTTTAACGTGGAGACCGCAGCGAGACTGGGAGGACTCTTCTAACTTGATCTCACAGTGACCCGTTCCATTTCTCTTTTGTCCATGTCCTCTGCGCTCCTTTATGTAACTCTCTTGTCCTAGAGCATTCGGGTGTAATGTGACAGATGGAAGGATTTACAACGTAGGTTTGTTTCATTATTGTCATTAAGTTAATGCATTTTTTAGATTATTTTGCTTCACTCCCACCATTTAGTTGCATAactgaaagaaggaaaagagaacagATTGATCTATTTTGGTTTGATAACCTGCATTATTTGCCCGTCATTCTTCTCTCTTTCTAAGAATGTTGGATTTGCACTGCTATTCCCCATTCTTCTACACAAAAACCTTCCTTTGTTTAAGGCTCAAACCGTAACATCAactgtgttttaaaatatttaaacagatAAGAAAGAGTTTTCTCATTTGTGGAGAATAGAGTTTTCTGTTGTGGGAGACTGCAGCAAAAAACGCTTCCATAATGCAACTGATGGGTAGAACACAAGCAAAATGATCAGCACTGTTAGTCGGTGTTGATATGAGGACAAATGAGAAGGTCCTGGCTGTTTATATAGTGccagcatctttttaaaaaataaaataaaaaaaatctaaatagaAACCACCTGTTTTCAAATGTACGCATGTGTGTCATATAGACACAGTATATTAATGGACATTGGCGTGGTTGGACGTGGAAAATGGGCTCATTGTAGAGATGCTTGTGTTTATAGTATCTAGAAGTGGGTGGTAAAGTTAGTTGTGAGGTTTTTTTAGAGAGAGGAAACCTAACACTGTATTTGTGTCAGTTTACATGAGATTTGGTGAAATTTCATAGAAATAGTGAAGAGTTAAAGATGGAgcttctttgttttctggtACATGGCAGCAAATAAAATAGTCGACACTTTTTCCATAAAAAAGAGTTGTATGCTATGTTTCTGTTGCAAGGCTGGGTTTAATGCTGTAAAATCCTTCAGCTGAAACCTTTATTTATTGTAAATCAGATCACAACTCCACCACCTTGGAACCTGAGACATAAAGACTATTGCTGGCTGGGTCAACAGCTGGTCACCTTGGTTGATGGACAGGTGTCTGTGCACGTCGTTTCAAAGCGACTGTGTCGGAACTCGACTGCAAATGTGCCATAAAAGAGGAACATGAACATCACCAGAGCCCACTCCAACGGAACCGCAGACGTGCAGTCGCCCTGAACTTCCTTGACCGTAACTGCATCATGAGTTCAGGTTGAAACAGTTGAAACAGGTTGTGGATATGacgtttcctttgtttttaaaaaaaatgcaacatcatcaatgatcacTGCGTATTTGACTTTAATCACATGATTGTcacgtgattaaaaaaaatagctgaTTAGATGATATTCAGAGTTTCTGACACGcaatgtttccatgacaacaagagGATACAGAGCACCATGCAGATGGTTATGACTCCGGAAAGCAACGCACGGATGATGCCGATCTTCATCCCTTCATTCTTGATGTCTATCTTTATGGTGATCCAGGTCTCCAGCCAGCAGGCCACCGATCCCACCACAAACAACAGCCAGGCACCGATGTTGTGTACGGTTGGTTCAGCGGAATACTAAAAACCAGGAAGTCATTATTTGATACAGTCATAAAGGGTAAATGTCAGTTGTCTGCACTGTTTACCTGGAAGTTTCCCGCAAGTGTAATTCCAAAGCAGTTAATGCAATTGGCCACCAGAGCGCTGACGTTCAGCCAGACTTCCTTTAATCTGGGTTTCACCTGGAAGAATCTGTAGCAGAAGAGAACGACTCCtgcaaaggagaggaaaagacagtCGAAGTGCCGGATATCCAGTTGAAATAGCTGACTCGGTCTCACCTCCGTATCCTGCCAGGTTCATGACCTGACTGAAGATGCAGCTGGCAGGTGGAAAATTACCTGCCATGCTGAATACAGAGAATAGTGTCACTGACATTATTGAAGGACCCATTCTGTCATTTAATCACTTCTTACCTAATATAGGGGGGCAGGAAGGATTCACTCTGGCAGCTGACATGAGTTCACGCAGCATTAGATCAGTCTGGATCATGTTGAATGTGCGCTTGTTTATTTCTCACCTGTAGGTTGAACCCAACGGTGGAATCTGCTCATCAATAATGGCCATAAAATAactgttaaaacaaacagaaaagaaaacgtGTTTATGGAATGACAACTGTCAACTGtcgtgaaccccccccccccccccatgcctcTTCttcaagtctttttttaaatggctgcGCTGGGAAGCCTCAGAACTGCTGTTACCAAACTTTAGAGTGAAATGTTCCTTTAAGGCGATAGCAGGAGAAGTGCTCAGGACTCACACCAGCCACAGTCCTGTGACAACAGATCCTGAGTAGAGGATGGGCATGGCAGCCCACGAACTGCAGCTGGACATCTCCCCTCTCCTGACACCCTGCATGGCTGAAAGTTAGAAATAATATGTGTATGTAGCCTTTTTCAAGAGTCAAGCATGTCTCACTGAACGTTGTGACGAAGAATTCTGAATAAAAGACAGTAAAACAAGAGAGGCTGGTTATTCTTCCTTagttttatttgaattatttgGGACGTGTCTTTTAAGGGATAGAACAACTggaaaacaacccccccccccacccaagtCTGCATTAGCactggttgctatggtgatttGAGATCCCTGTGGCACAACCTCAATCAATTCTTTGACAACATTGTACAATCATCAAATCCTTCTGCCGAGACCCCCCATTGCTGATAAATATCATCTACTCACTCAATTATGCTCAGCGATGGAAGAGAAGGTCGCTGTCGCCAGTCTTTAATCTTCCTTCCAAACAACAAGGGTCTGGTTACTTTAGCCTGAGCTGAGTTTGACAAATATCCACTTTGGGTGTGACTCCCCATCAagataaacataaacacacaagctCCTGCTTGTTTGTGTCGAGAAACCGGATTCGTGTTGAAACGCCTCTAAAACACTAAAAGTAAAAAGTGATATTTGTTCAACCC harbors:
- the LOC130517443 gene encoding transmembrane protein 150C-like — its product is MQGVRRGEMSSCSSWAAMPILYSGSVVTGLWLVYFMAIIDEQIPPLGSTYSCQSESFLPPYISMAGNFPPASCIFSQVMNLAGYGGVVLFCYRFFQVKPRLKEVWLNVSALVANCINCFGITLAGNFQYSAEPTVHNIGAWLLFVVGSVACWLETWITIKIDIKNEGMKIGIIRALLSGVITICMVLFTVKEVQGDCTSAVPLEWALVMFMFLFYGTFAVEFRHSRFETTCTDTCPSTKVTSC